A single Tissierella sp. DNA region contains:
- a CDS encoding RNA methyltransferase translates to MNYKDIKELSLEDKQNHFNNIYGHKLKYVGNKYHIVERILSLNKNSKPNPEKLAVIDGIFSLNLAKKYKIGVKYLIICLEKIHSIEAQELIDNFVKLAEESIVVSEKVFNVIAEKENSHGIMAVVYLPPKKFEEIHIEKNSVVLILDGLEIPGNVGTILRSADATGVDCVIVNNRKTRLNHPKLMRSSLGSVFKVPVVEAENFSELETWLKKNKYQVIITDTDASSNYYDLEYNGRIAIVMGSEKYGVSEDFYKLNYQGVGIPMLGDMDSLNVGVAATIIMYEAALKNKGYIKR, encoded by the coding sequence ATGAACTATAAAGATATAAAGGAATTAAGTCTAGAAGATAAGCAAAATCATTTCAATAATATATATGGTCATAAATTAAAGTATGTAGGAAATAAATACCATATAGTGGAGAGGATCTTAAGTTTAAATAAGAACTCTAAGCCTAATCCAGAAAAACTTGCAGTAATTGATGGGATATTTTCTCTTAACCTTGCAAAAAAATATAAAATAGGAGTAAAATATCTGATTATATGTCTAGAGAAGATTCATTCCATAGAGGCACAGGAGCTCATAGACAATTTTGTAAAGTTGGCAGAGGAGTCCATAGTAGTTTCAGAAAAGGTATTTAATGTAATAGCAGAAAAAGAAAACTCCCATGGAATAATGGCAGTAGTATATCTTCCTCCAAAGAAATTTGAAGAAATACATATTGAGAAAAATTCAGTGGTACTGATATTAGATGGACTGGAGATACCTGGCAATGTAGGGACTATACTTAGGTCAGCAGATGCTACAGGAGTTGACTGTGTAATAGTAAATAATAGAAAGACTAGATTAAATCATCCAAAACTAATGCGAAGTAGTTTAGGTTCTGTATTTAAGGTGCCAGTAGTTGAAGCGGAGAATTTTTCTGAACTGGAAACATGGCTAAAGAAAAATAAATATCAAGTAATCATAACTGATACAGATGCATCCTCAAACTATTATGATTTAGAATATAATGGAAGGATTGCAATAGTAATGGGTAGTGAAAAGTATGGAGTATCAGAAGATTTTTATAAATTGAATTATCAAGGAGTAGGTATCCCTATGCTGGGAGATATGGATTCTTTAAATGTTGGAGTAGCTGCTACTATAATCATGTATGAAGCAGCATTAAAGAATAAAGGATATATTAAAAGATAA
- the rpsF gene encoding 30S ribosomal protein S6, which yields MRKYEAMIIFFPSEEEKRVQVLERFKGIIEAEGSITSTDEWGIRKLAYLIDDIGEGYYVLINFEGTPEVIKELDRVARISDSIMRHMIIREDE from the coding sequence ATGAGAAAATATGAAGCGATGATTATCTTTTTTCCATCTGAAGAAGAGAAAAGAGTTCAAGTACTTGAGAGATTCAAAGGAATAATTGAAGCTGAAGGAAGCATTACAAGTACTGATGAGTGGGGAATAAGAAAGTTAGCATATCTAATTGATGATATTGGTGAAGGGTATTATGTACTTATCAACTTTGAAGGCACACCAGAAGTAATCAAAGAGTTAGATAGAGTTGCTAGAATATCAGACAGCATTATGAGACACATGATCATTAGAGAAGACGAATAA
- a CDS encoding single-stranded DNA-binding protein encodes MNNVVLIGRLTRDPELRYIPVSGTAVARFSIAVDKGLSKEKKQEMESKNQPTADFINIVVWGKMGENCANYLAKGRLVAIQGRIQSGSYEKDGVKRYTMDVVASNVEFLEWGDSNKSQGFNEPSSDFGGIEGFHPTDNDDIPF; translated from the coding sequence TTGAATAATGTTGTATTAATAGGAAGGCTAACAAGAGATCCGGAGTTAAGATATATACCTGTATCTGGCACTGCAGTAGCTAGATTTAGCATAGCAGTAGACAAAGGGCTTTCTAAAGAAAAAAAACAAGAAATGGAATCTAAAAATCAGCCAACAGCGGACTTTATTAACATAGTTGTATGGGGCAAAATGGGTGAGAATTGTGCTAACTATCTTGCAAAGGGTAGACTAGTAGCTATTCAAGGAAGGATTCAAAGTGGCTCATATGAAAAAGATGGTGTCAAAAGATATACCATGGATGTTGTAGCCTCTAATGTTGAATTCTTAGAATGGGGAGATTCAAATAAATCCCAAGGATTTAATGAGCCTAGTTCAGACTTTGGCGGTATAGAAGGTTTCCATCCTACTGATAATGATGACATTCCATTCTAG
- the rpsR gene encoding 30S ribosomal protein S18, with product MQRRFKPRKKICSFCADKSKGIDYKEINKLKKYITERGKILPRRISGNCSKHQRELTIAIKRSRQVALLPYSAE from the coding sequence ATGCAAAGAAGATTTAAACCTAGAAAAAAAATCTGTAGTTTTTGTGCAGATAAATCAAAGGGTATTGACTATAAAGAAATAAACAAACTTAAAAAATATATAACTGAAAGAGGAAAAATTCTTCCTAGAAGAATCTCTGGAAATTGCTCAAAGCACCAAAGAGAGCTAACTATAGCTATAAAAAGATCAAGACAAGTAGCATTATTGCCATATAGTGCAGAATAA
- a CDS encoding MazG-like family protein yields MENKDIDIIKNMRTVEWLKAQLLSTVGNLYTTLANGEENTMENIEDIISNLVLESLLLGKRLGLSFESIKSALRDNIKINLIEEHKIERWYGDLSLLLEFIDQDKD; encoded by the coding sequence ATGGAGAATAAAGACATAGATATTATAAAGAATATGAGAACGGTAGAATGGTTAAAGGCTCAACTACTCAGCACTGTTGGAAATCTATATACTACTTTAGCTAATGGAGAAGAGAATACAATGGAGAACATTGAGGACATTATCTCTAATCTCGTATTAGAATCTTTGTTATTAGGTAAAAGATTAGGGCTGAGTTTTGAAAGCATAAAATCAGCACTAAGAGATAATATTAAGATAAATCTTATAGAAGAACATAAAATTGAGAGATGGTATGGAGACTTAAGTTTGTTATTGGAGTTTATTGATCAAGATAAAGATTAG
- a CDS encoding DUF2232 domain-containing protein, whose protein sequence is MENNDKIKKSIIESIIVIAIMAIYIVFGIHYLSLLILIIPLPFIVLGVRNGIYSNIISIISTFIIVNILLGIPSGLSLMILFAPLSIGINYCIIKRKTNMETIIASTMLFFVSFILLSFFEGSISNLDIGKQVEQIFTQYLNIQVDMLKEMGKTNHEILKTTDLLESTYKMLVVLIPSFVGIFSLGVSYINLLLSSKILRKMGYGTINTQRFSRFKLPNNIILGIGIMILTTFVFKKLEIQYHEALLSNIVFLASFVFFMQGLSVLDYLCIKVKTPLVFRIILLSMNIIFVPMGGLISFLGILDSVFDLRKIRKKKSL, encoded by the coding sequence TTGGAGAATAATGATAAGATAAAGAAAAGCATAATTGAGAGTATAATTGTAATAGCTATTATGGCTATATATATAGTATTTGGAATCCACTATCTATCATTGTTGATACTAATTATCCCATTACCCTTTATAGTTTTAGGAGTGAGGAATGGTATATATAGTAATATTATATCTATTATATCAACATTTATAATAGTAAATATTCTTCTTGGAATTCCATCAGGATTGTCATTAATGATATTATTTGCACCCCTGAGCATTGGGATAAATTACTGTATTATAAAAAGAAAAACTAATATGGAAACAATAATAGCTTCTACAATGTTGTTTTTTGTATCTTTTATTCTGCTTTCATTTTTTGAAGGGAGTATATCTAATTTAGACATTGGAAAACAAGTTGAACAGATTTTTACCCAGTATTTAAACATACAAGTAGATATGCTTAAGGAAATGGGAAAGACAAATCATGAAATACTTAAGACCACAGATTTGCTAGAAAGTACATATAAGATGTTGGTAGTTCTTATACCTTCTTTTGTAGGGATATTTTCCTTAGGAGTAAGTTATATCAATCTATTATTATCCTCTAAGATATTACGAAAGATGGGATATGGAACTATTAATACTCAACGATTTTCAAGATTTAAACTTCCTAACAATATTATCCTAGGTATTGGAATTATGATTTTAACTACATTTGTATTTAAAAAACTGGAGATACAATACCATGAAGCACTTCTTAGCAATATAGTCTTTTTAGCTAGTTTTGTATTTTTTATGCAAGGATTATCGGTTTTAGATTATCTATGTATTAAAGTCAAGACTCCATTGGTATTTAGAATTATTCTTCTGTCAATGAATATAATATTTGTTCCTATGGGAGGACTTATATCCTTCCTTGGTATATTGGATTCAGTATTTGATTTGAGAAAAATAAGAAAGAAAAAATCCTTATAG